CAAATTGTAGAATTCAAGTTTAAAGCCAAAATAATTTTCAGAAATCTTCAAAGCGAGATGTCCAATATGAAAGAATGGTGATTTCCATCAATACTTGACCAAATCTTCGATAGTATTTGAATCAAATTCAATGTTCGATCGGGCAATCACTGGGTCGGCCGACTTCCGCCGCCCGTCGAACACCTCGCCATCATTCATCAAGCTTATGAATCGGTCGAGTGGGTTCGATTCAAAACTGCAATTGGACCCGGGCAGCTTGTCTTGAGATAGTCCGTCTCATGAAACATCTGCCGCAAATCGTCGAACTCGAACGCCGCGACCCACGTCGAAACATGTGTCGCTTCTACCGGCTAGAACTGGAGCGCGATCTATTGGGCGCGGTTCTCGCGCTCCGGAGTTGGGGCCGTATCGGGACTTGTGGCCAGACGAAGGTCCTCGCATTCTCCACCGACGGCGAGGCACAGGCGGAGTTGCTTCGATGGGAGAGACAGAAACGCCGGCGTGGCTATGTCGATCGCCGGCCGTACAGCCTGCGGTTCGATGCTCAGAACGCGGAAATTATTTCCGCGTAGCAAGCTAGTGACCTTTGGCGCCCTCACTGGACTGCGGCCGGAATCTACGGGCGTCAAAGATGGATGCAGAGGTTGCCGATCCGATCGAAGCGTCCTCGCCCGACCGCAGCACCATCTCGGCGTAAGACCGCGCCGCATCCTTGGCCTTCTCCAGGCTCTGGGAACTCCTGGAGGGCTCACCGCGCAGAACCTGCAACTGCCCTCGCTTTCGACGCAATGTAACGCCATCATTTCGCGCCCTCTGTTGAGCCACTGGATGCTCCTTTGTTCGGAGATATGCAGTAAATGCCCAGCGGAGCCTGAGATAAGACAAAGGTCGTTTGATCGCCGAAGAGGAAGAGCGAGCGGAAAGCATCTCTTCATACTCTCCCTTGGCTTGAGTAAGCTCGCGCCGACCTTGCGGTCAAATTTCACGAGATCGGAAGCAATTATCGGAAATTTCGCACGAAATCTTTCCTAACTATCTATTCTTGAAAACGTTTTTCTATGGCGTAGATCGGAAAAATCCGCAATGCGGGCTGAGGCAAGATCGGAAGCGATGATCGGAAATTTCATTGAAAGAATCGCATTAACCGACTATGTTTAAAAATCTTTTTTGGACTTTGAGATCGGAAATTTATGGAAGAAGTGCCTACACGCATAGAGCCTTGCTTCTTTGAGGATAGCATCCCACAATCCCTTGCCGACCTTGTGGTTGACATTCGAGAGGCGGCGTCAGGATTGGGGCTTGGGTTGAACGATGACGCGGCGATGGAATTGGCCGACATGGTTCGGGTCATGAACTGCTATTACTCAAATCTGATCGAAGGACACAACACCAGGCCAAAGGATATCGAGAACGCCTTGGCGGGCGCAGAACTCGAAGACGCTACGCGCCCGCTTGCGTTGGAAGCGAAGGCACACGTCATCGTCCAGCGCGAGATCGATGGACTGCATTTGGCTAGGGAGCTACCTGTTCCGACGGACGTTGACTTTATCTCGTGGGTCCACCGGAGGTTCTACGAGGAGATGCCGGATGAATTCAAAATCCTGGAGCACCCCGGCGGATATACCATCCCGATCATCCCGGGAGAATTCAGGACCGACAACGGCCAAGATGTCGTGGTCGGCCGACATCATCCGCCTTCATCAACCCGCGTCGCCGCATTCATGGATCATTTCTCATGGAGATACAGGCAGGCACGTTCCGGAGCCACCAATAGGATAATCGCGATCGCGGCGGCTCATCATCGGTTAAATTACATTCACCCCTTTCCCGACGGGAACGGCCGGGTCAGCCGCCTGATGTCACACGCGATGGCGTTGGACGCGGGCATTGGAGGAAAGGGTTTGTGGTCGATTTCCCGTGGACTCGCACGCGGCCGGGAGGACAAAGGCGAATATAAGAGAATGATGGATTATGCGGACCAGCCGCGCATGGGAGACCGTGATGGCAGAGGAAACCTGTCTGCCAAGGCGCTGACCGATTACTGTGAGTGGTTTCTGGAGGTGGCGCTTGATCAGATCAGGTTCTCTTCTGCTCTATTCGCTTTGAATACTCTGGAAAGCCGCTACCGAAAACTCGTGACAGATGTGATCGACGATAAGCGCGCCCCGGACGTAGTTTCCGCTGTGTTGCGGCACGGCGAAATGGAGCGTGGAGAAATCAATCTGGTGACCAAAACGAGTGACCGTACGGCGCGCAAAACGGTGCAAGACCTTGTGCACGCGGGCTTTCTCAAGTCGAGATCGGCGAAAACTCCCGTCCGCATCGCATTCCCGCTCGACTACCGGGAGAGGCTATTCCCAAACCTTTTTGCTGATGCCGAATTCGAGGTTCCACCCCCTCGGTCCCGCAGGATGCGATAGCGGCGGCAGCGGTTACGGCATTTCCGGGATCGTGACCTGGCATCGACACCGGCAGTTCCGCGTCAACTAATCGACGCACCGTTACGAGATTAGGATTGCATCAATTAGTTGACGCAGAAGCCTGTGGCATTTGCTACATAATTCCGCATTTGTTCGCCTTCGGGGTCTTTCCCGTTCTGCTGAGGTCTTGCTGAGCCGCCATTGATGGGCGGGAAAATGCGATTCATAAGACGAAAGATCTGATTCCAGTGCAAACGCCGTTATAAGGAGTAATGGGGGGAGATAGCGGGTAATTGATAACGCCGTTTGCAACGGCTTTGGTTCGGAAGACGGTGAAAGGTCCAGACATCGAGCAACGAACCAGGGGTGGCGGACATCCATGGGCGGCGTCGATGAGATCGAGCATCGACCTAGAAGTTGAGGTCCTCGGGTGGCTGATTGCGCTTCAGATGTCTCTTGATCCGAAACGGCGGCGTATCCGTACGGTACTCGACATAGAGCCGCTCGATCTCGTCGCCACAGGCCTGCGCATCGAAGCCTTGAGCCACCAAGAGATCGGTCAGCTCATCCCGCGCATCACTTAGCCATTCTCGCGCCTCCGGGTCCCTGCGCCAGGCGTTGCTGATCATCCACCAGAGGGTCATACGCGCGACGTCGTCGCGGCTTGGCTTGGCGGCCTCCCGGTCCTTGTCCCGCTGCTCCTTCTGACGTTCCGCTTGCTCGGCCAGTCGCTGCTCCTGAGATTTTCTGCCCATCCCTACTCCTGTCATCGTTTGCAGTCATGTCACGACAGCTGACCAAACCGCGAAGCGCAAACGTCGTTATCTAATGAATCGCCATTCGTCTTGTAGGTAACTCGAATCCAATGTCAGGAATCGCGGTTTCCCAGTTCAAAATCGGATCATGGTAAATTGACTTGAGGTGCAAGCAAATCGACGTGACCTGCCCGTACGCCGGGCAAACCTTGGGTCCTGCATGGCATTCACCCCAGCGAACGCGTTGACTTCGCAGCCGGCTGAAAGCCATTGGCATGGCACTCCGGCAGGGTTGCGTCCGCTCAGCGTGATCCATCATCGGCGGGTGATTTCAAGTTGGCTCTCGCGCCTCCCAAATCTAGCCCAACAGGCTCTGGGTGGCCGCCTTCCCCGCCGTGGCCAAGACCAAGAATCGCGAATTCGCAGCAGGTAACGCCGAAGCCGGGCTATGAATCGCGTCTCTGAAACCATGAATCGTATCATGGTAAATTGACTTGCATTGTCGGCAAATCAGGGCGCCTTGCCAGCACATCCTCTCGATGTAAGCCGATTTGCCGCCACATCGAGACAAGGTGCAGGCACCCTGCCCTGACTTGCTCATAAACTATCTGTCTGACGCGGAATTTTCGATCTCCCGCCGGACCTCGTCTCCGCCGATGATGGTGCGCTCGACGAGGAGGCCAGCCAACCGCGACAGCAAGGTCAGATGCCGACGAAGCTCGGCCTCGACCTCCTTTGCCGCGCGCGTCAACCGCGCATCGACCCGTCGTGCCAGCAATGGCTGATAGAGCAGTGCCTCGCCGG
Above is a window of Rhizobium sp. TH2 DNA encoding:
- a CDS encoding Fic family protein, which produces MEEVPTRIEPCFFEDSIPQSLADLVVDIREAASGLGLGLNDDAAMELADMVRVMNCYYSNLIEGHNTRPKDIENALAGAELEDATRPLALEAKAHVIVQREIDGLHLARELPVPTDVDFISWVHRRFYEEMPDEFKILEHPGGYTIPIIPGEFRTDNGQDVVVGRHHPPSSTRVAAFMDHFSWRYRQARSGATNRIIAIAAAHHRLNYIHPFPDGNGRVSRLMSHAMALDAGIGGKGLWSISRGLARGREDKGEYKRMMDYADQPRMGDRDGRGNLSAKALTDYCEWFLEVALDQIRFSSALFALNTLESRYRKLVTDVIDDKRAPDVVSAVLRHGEMERGEINLVTKTSDRTARKTVQDLVHAGFLKSRSAKTPVRIAFPLDYRERLFPNLFADAEFEVPPPRSRRMR
- a CDS encoding WGR domain-containing protein: MKHLPQIVELERRDPRRNMCRFYRLELERDLLGAVLALRSWGRIGTCGQTKVLAFSTDGEAQAELLRWERQKRRRGYVDRRPYSLRFDAQNAEIISA